A part of Dasypus novemcinctus isolate mDasNov1 chromosome 5, mDasNov1.1.hap2, whole genome shotgun sequence genomic DNA contains:
- the ZMIZ2 gene encoding zinc finger MIZ domain-containing protein 2 isoform X1 gives MNPMKPALPPTPHGDGPFAYESVPWQQSANPPAGSLSVVTTVWGVSNTSQSQVLGNPMGPGGDPAGSSMMPGVAGSSSTLNSPQFLGQQAFAEGGASKGYAQQGVYGRGGYPGAAGFPAGYAGGPSGPGGLGLPAHASRPSTDFTQAAAAAAVAAAAATATATATATVAALQEKQSQELGQYGAMGAGQSFNSQFLQHGGPRGPAVPTGLGGVLGPSSSAPMGMNPTRAAALAPLYAGQRLPQQGYPGPPQAQPLPRQGVKRAYSGEVYPGQQYMQGGQYTASSAQYAPSPGQPPVPSPSYPGHRLPLQQGMGQYLPAPGPPGLHYKSADQFNGQSASFNGGSFSYSQPSLSGPARSMPGYPSSPLPGNPTPPMTPSSSVPYLSPSQEVKSPFLPDLKPSVNLHPLPSGAGACDELRLTFPVRDGVVLEPFRLQHNLAVSNHVFQLRDSVYRTLMLRPDLELQFKCYHHEDRQMNTNWPASVQVSVNATPLTIERGDNKTSHKPLYLKHVCQPGRNTIQITVTACCCSHLFVLQLVHRPSVRSVLQGLIKKRLLPAEHCITKIKRNFSSGTIPGTPGPNGEDGVEQTAIKVSLKCPITFRRIQLPARGHDCRHVQCFDLESYLQLNCERGTWRCPVCNKTALLEGLEVDQYMLGILIYIQNSDHEEITIDPACSWKPVPLKPDLHGKEEPDGPALKRCRTVSPAHVLVPSVMEMIAALGPGAAPFTPLPAAPVPGDYPGQGSGFLGPGSFPDSFPPATPSTPTLPEFTPGPPPISYQSDVPSSLLTPEKPAPCLPGQMAPTGHLDPAHTPSLAAPPGPQLHHQNPPSRPPLGQAPGSGGELAFNPAPGVMGPTSVSGAGEAPEPALDLLPELTNPDELLSYLGPPDLPTSSSDDLLSLFENN, from the exons ATGAACCCGATGAAACCCGCCCTGCCCCCGACGCCCCACGG TGATGGTCCCTTCGCCTACGAGTCTGTGCCTTGGCAGCAGAGCGCCAACCCGCCGGCAGGGTCTCTCTCCGTGGTGACGACCGTGTGGGGTGTCAGCAACACGTCCCAGAGTCAG GTTTTGGGGAACCCCATGGGCCCTGGAGGGGACCCCGCCGGCAGCTCCATGATGCCCGGTGTGGCAGGCAGCAGCTCCACCCTGAACTCACCGCAGTTCCTGGGACAGCAGGCCTTTGCCGAGGGCGGCGCCAGCAAGGGCTACGCGCAGCAGGGCGTGTATGGCCGCGGGGGCTACCCCGGAGCCGCCGGCTTCCCGGCTGG GTATGCAGGTGGCCCCAgcgggcctgggggcctgggcctCCCCGCCCACGCCTCCCGGCCCTCCACGGATTTCACgcaagcagcagcagctgctgccgTAGCTGCTGCTGCGGCCACAGCCACTGCCACCGCCACGGCCACCGTGGCCGCCCTCCAGGAGAAGCAGAGCCAGGAGCTGGGCCAGTATGGAGCG atGGGGGCCGGACAGTCATTTAACAGCCAGTTCCTGCAGCACGGGGGCCCCCGGGGGCCTGCTGTCCCCACTGGCCTGGGGGGCGTGCTGGGCCCCTCCAGCAGCGCCCCGATGGGCATGAACCCAACCCGGGCCGCAGCCCTGGCGCCCCTGTATGCAGGCCAGCGCCTGCCCCAGCAGGGGTACCCCGGGCCCCCGCAGGCCCAGCCGCTGCCCCGACAGGGGGTCAAGAGAGCCTACTCGGGTGAG GTATACCCAGGGCAGCAGTACATGCAGGGAGGCCAGTACACCGCCAGCTCCGCCCAGTATGCCCCCAGTCCCGGGCAGCCCCCCGTGCCCTCGCCCTCCTACCCCGGGCACAGGCTGCCCCTGCAGCAGGGGATGGGCCAGTACCTGcctgcccccggccccccggggcTGCACTATAAG TCCGCCGACCAGTTCAACGGGCAGAGCGCCAGCTTCAACGGTGGGAGCTTCAGCTACAGCCAGCCCAGCCTGAGCGGG CCCGCCCGCTCCATGCCTGGCTACCCCAGCTCCCCCCTGCCGGGGAACCCCACACCACCTATGACCCCCAGCAGCAGCGTCCCCTACCTGTCTCCAAGCCAGGAGGTCAAGTCTCCCTTCCTGCCCGACCTCAAGCCCTCGGTGAACTTGCACCCGCTGCCCTCAG GGGCCGGCGCGTGCGACGAGCTGCGGCTGACCTTCCCCGTGCGCGACGGGGTGGTCCTGGAGCCCTTCCGCCTGCAGCACAACCTGGCGGTGAGCAACCACGTCTTCCAGCTGCGCGACTCTGTCTACAGAACCCTGATGCTGAG GCCCGACCTGGAGCTGCAGTTCAAGTGCTACCACCACGAGGACCGGCAGATGAACACCAACTGGCCGGCGTCCGTGCAGGTCAGCGTCAACGCCACGCCGCTCACCATTGAGCGCGGCGACAACAAGACCTCCCACAAGCCCCTCTACCTGAAGCACGTGTGCCAGCCCGGCCGCAACACCATCCAGATCACCGTCACTGCCTGCTGCTGC TCGCACCTCTTCGTGCTGCAGCTGGTGCACCGGCCCTCCGTGCGCTCCGTGCTGCAGGGCCTCATCAAGAAGCGGCTGCTGCCCGCCGAGCACTGCATCACCAAGA TCAAGCGCAACTTCAGCAGTGGCACGATCCCGGGCACCCCCGGGCCCAACGGCGAGGACGGTGTGGAGCAGACGGCCATCAAGGTGTCCCTGAAGTGCCCCATCACCTTCCGCAGGATCCAGCTCCCCGCCCGCGGCCACGACTGTCGCCACGTGCAG TGCTTCGACCTGGAGTCGTACCTGCAGCTGAACTGCGAGCGGGGGACCTGGAGGTGTCCTGTCTGCAA TAAGACAGCCTTGCTGGAGGGCCTGGAGGTGGACCAGTACATGCTGGGAATCCTGATTTACATTCAGAA CTCGGACCACGAGGAGATCACCATCGACCCCGCGTGCAGCTGGAAGCCGGTGCCACTGAAGCCCGACCTGCACGGGAAGGAGGAGCCCGACGGGCCGGCGCTGAAGCGCTGCCGCACCGTGAGCCCTGCCCACGTGCTGGTGCCCAGCGTCATGGAGATGATTGCCGCGCTGGGCCCTGGCGCTGCCCCCTTCACCCCGCTGCCAGCCGCCCCGGTGCCCGGTGACTATCCCGGCCAGG gttctggcttcctggggcCTGGGAGTTTCCCCGACTCCTTCCCGCCTGCCACGCCCAGCACCCCAACCCTCCCTGAGTTCACCCCAGGGCCCCCGCCCATCTCCTACCAGTCCGACGTGCCCAGCAGCCTCCTGACTCCAGAGAAGCCTGCCCCCTGCCTCCCGGGCCAG ATGGCACCCACGGGCCACCTGGACCCGGCCCACACCCCCAGCCTCGCGGCGCCCCCCGGTCCCCAGCTTCACCACCAGAACCCGCCATCACGGCCTCCGCTGGGCCAGGCCCCGGGGTCGGGCGGGGAGCTGGCCTTCAACCCCGCGCCGGGCGTGATGGGGCCCACCAGCGTGTCGGGGGCGGGAGAGGCCCCGGAACCGGCTCTGGAC CTGCTCCCGGAACTGACCAACCCCGACGAGCTGCTGTCCTACCTGGGCCCGCCGGACCTCCCCACAAGCAGCAGCGACGACCTGCTGTCGCTCTTCGAGAACAACTGA
- the ZMIZ2 gene encoding zinc finger MIZ domain-containing protein 2 isoform X2, with translation MNPMKPALPPTPHGDGPFAYESVPWQQSANPPAGSLSVVTTVWGVSNTSQSQVLGNPMGPGGDPAGSSMMPGVAGSSSTLNSPQFLGQQAFAEGGASKGYAQQGVYGRGGYPGAAGFPAGYAGGPSGPGGLGLPAHASRPSTDFTQAAAAAAVAAAAATATATATATVAALQEKQSQELGQYGAMGAGQSFNSQFLQHGGPRGPAVPTGLGGVLGPSSSAPMGMNPTRAAALAPLYAGQRLPQQGYPGPPQAQPLPRQGVKRAYSGEVYPGQQYMQGGQYTASSAQYAPSPGQPPVPSPSYPGHRLPLQQGMGQYLPAPGPPGLHYKSADQFNGQSASFNGGSFSYSQPSLSGPARSMPGYPSSPLPGNPTPPMTPSSSVPYLSPSQEVKSPFLPDLKPSVNLHPLPSGAGACDELRLTFPVRDGVVLEPFRLQHNLAVSNHVFQLRDSVYRTLMLRPDLELQFKCYHHEDRQMNTNWPASVQVSVNATPLTIERGDNKTSHKPLYLKHVCQPGRNTIQITVTACCCSHLFVLQLVHRPSVRSVLQGLIKKRLLPAEHCITKIKRNFSSGTIPGTPGPNGEDGVEQTAIKVSLKCPITFRRIQLPARGHDCRHVQCFDLESYLQLNCERGTWRCPVCNKTALLEGLEVDQYMLGILIYIQNSDHEEITIDPACSWKPVPLKPDLHGKEEPDGPALKRCRTVSPAHVLVPSVMEMIAALGPGAAPFTPLPAAPVPGSGFLGPGSFPDSFPPATPSTPTLPEFTPGPPPISYQSDVPSSLLTPEKPAPCLPGQMAPTGHLDPAHTPSLAAPPGPQLHHQNPPSRPPLGQAPGSGGELAFNPAPGVMGPTSVSGAGEAPEPALDLLPELTNPDELLSYLGPPDLPTSSSDDLLSLFENN, from the exons ATGAACCCGATGAAACCCGCCCTGCCCCCGACGCCCCACGG TGATGGTCCCTTCGCCTACGAGTCTGTGCCTTGGCAGCAGAGCGCCAACCCGCCGGCAGGGTCTCTCTCCGTGGTGACGACCGTGTGGGGTGTCAGCAACACGTCCCAGAGTCAG GTTTTGGGGAACCCCATGGGCCCTGGAGGGGACCCCGCCGGCAGCTCCATGATGCCCGGTGTGGCAGGCAGCAGCTCCACCCTGAACTCACCGCAGTTCCTGGGACAGCAGGCCTTTGCCGAGGGCGGCGCCAGCAAGGGCTACGCGCAGCAGGGCGTGTATGGCCGCGGGGGCTACCCCGGAGCCGCCGGCTTCCCGGCTGG GTATGCAGGTGGCCCCAgcgggcctgggggcctgggcctCCCCGCCCACGCCTCCCGGCCCTCCACGGATTTCACgcaagcagcagcagctgctgccgTAGCTGCTGCTGCGGCCACAGCCACTGCCACCGCCACGGCCACCGTGGCCGCCCTCCAGGAGAAGCAGAGCCAGGAGCTGGGCCAGTATGGAGCG atGGGGGCCGGACAGTCATTTAACAGCCAGTTCCTGCAGCACGGGGGCCCCCGGGGGCCTGCTGTCCCCACTGGCCTGGGGGGCGTGCTGGGCCCCTCCAGCAGCGCCCCGATGGGCATGAACCCAACCCGGGCCGCAGCCCTGGCGCCCCTGTATGCAGGCCAGCGCCTGCCCCAGCAGGGGTACCCCGGGCCCCCGCAGGCCCAGCCGCTGCCCCGACAGGGGGTCAAGAGAGCCTACTCGGGTGAG GTATACCCAGGGCAGCAGTACATGCAGGGAGGCCAGTACACCGCCAGCTCCGCCCAGTATGCCCCCAGTCCCGGGCAGCCCCCCGTGCCCTCGCCCTCCTACCCCGGGCACAGGCTGCCCCTGCAGCAGGGGATGGGCCAGTACCTGcctgcccccggccccccggggcTGCACTATAAG TCCGCCGACCAGTTCAACGGGCAGAGCGCCAGCTTCAACGGTGGGAGCTTCAGCTACAGCCAGCCCAGCCTGAGCGGG CCCGCCCGCTCCATGCCTGGCTACCCCAGCTCCCCCCTGCCGGGGAACCCCACACCACCTATGACCCCCAGCAGCAGCGTCCCCTACCTGTCTCCAAGCCAGGAGGTCAAGTCTCCCTTCCTGCCCGACCTCAAGCCCTCGGTGAACTTGCACCCGCTGCCCTCAG GGGCCGGCGCGTGCGACGAGCTGCGGCTGACCTTCCCCGTGCGCGACGGGGTGGTCCTGGAGCCCTTCCGCCTGCAGCACAACCTGGCGGTGAGCAACCACGTCTTCCAGCTGCGCGACTCTGTCTACAGAACCCTGATGCTGAG GCCCGACCTGGAGCTGCAGTTCAAGTGCTACCACCACGAGGACCGGCAGATGAACACCAACTGGCCGGCGTCCGTGCAGGTCAGCGTCAACGCCACGCCGCTCACCATTGAGCGCGGCGACAACAAGACCTCCCACAAGCCCCTCTACCTGAAGCACGTGTGCCAGCCCGGCCGCAACACCATCCAGATCACCGTCACTGCCTGCTGCTGC TCGCACCTCTTCGTGCTGCAGCTGGTGCACCGGCCCTCCGTGCGCTCCGTGCTGCAGGGCCTCATCAAGAAGCGGCTGCTGCCCGCCGAGCACTGCATCACCAAGA TCAAGCGCAACTTCAGCAGTGGCACGATCCCGGGCACCCCCGGGCCCAACGGCGAGGACGGTGTGGAGCAGACGGCCATCAAGGTGTCCCTGAAGTGCCCCATCACCTTCCGCAGGATCCAGCTCCCCGCCCGCGGCCACGACTGTCGCCACGTGCAG TGCTTCGACCTGGAGTCGTACCTGCAGCTGAACTGCGAGCGGGGGACCTGGAGGTGTCCTGTCTGCAA TAAGACAGCCTTGCTGGAGGGCCTGGAGGTGGACCAGTACATGCTGGGAATCCTGATTTACATTCAGAA CTCGGACCACGAGGAGATCACCATCGACCCCGCGTGCAGCTGGAAGCCGGTGCCACTGAAGCCCGACCTGCACGGGAAGGAGGAGCCCGACGGGCCGGCGCTGAAGCGCTGCCGCACCGTGAGCCCTGCCCACGTGCTGGTGCCCAGCGTCATGGAGATGATTGCCGCGCTGGGCCCTGGCGCTGCCCCCTTCACCCCGCTGCCAGCCGCCCCGGTGCCCG gttctggcttcctggggcCTGGGAGTTTCCCCGACTCCTTCCCGCCTGCCACGCCCAGCACCCCAACCCTCCCTGAGTTCACCCCAGGGCCCCCGCCCATCTCCTACCAGTCCGACGTGCCCAGCAGCCTCCTGACTCCAGAGAAGCCTGCCCCCTGCCTCCCGGGCCAG ATGGCACCCACGGGCCACCTGGACCCGGCCCACACCCCCAGCCTCGCGGCGCCCCCCGGTCCCCAGCTTCACCACCAGAACCCGCCATCACGGCCTCCGCTGGGCCAGGCCCCGGGGTCGGGCGGGGAGCTGGCCTTCAACCCCGCGCCGGGCGTGATGGGGCCCACCAGCGTGTCGGGGGCGGGAGAGGCCCCGGAACCGGCTCTGGAC CTGCTCCCGGAACTGACCAACCCCGACGAGCTGCTGTCCTACCTGGGCCCGCCGGACCTCCCCACAAGCAGCAGCGACGACCTGCTGTCGCTCTTCGAGAACAACTGA